In Edaphobacter paludis, a single window of DNA contains:
- a CDS encoding ABC transporter permease, translating into MNLRIRLRPILFIVILLAAWQISISRSSVHLLPGPWGVVGGVADLVRHGVLFKYVVASLFRVTWGFVLAVLVAVPLGLAIGWYRRAEMAFNPIIQLLRPISPLAWIPIAILWFGVGDLAAIFLIFLGCFLPLLLTAINAVQSVPTVYINAGRNFGLSSFDLIYRVLYPAVTPQLIVGLRIALGIAWLVVVAAEMIAVNSGLGFLIVDARNAGNRYDLVVAGMVLIGIIGLLLDMGIRSLENIKSSRWSYSED; encoded by the coding sequence GTGAACCTGCGAATTCGACTTCGCCCAATACTGTTCATCGTCATTCTGCTTGCGGCATGGCAGATTTCGATTAGCCGTAGTTCTGTCCATCTTCTGCCGGGGCCTTGGGGAGTCGTCGGCGGTGTCGCAGATCTGGTGCGCCATGGGGTTCTCTTCAAATACGTGGTCGCATCCCTGTTTCGCGTCACCTGGGGCTTTGTCCTGGCGGTCCTCGTAGCTGTTCCACTCGGACTCGCCATCGGCTGGTACCGCCGCGCCGAGATGGCCTTCAACCCCATCATCCAGCTACTGCGTCCCATCTCTCCGCTTGCCTGGATTCCAATTGCGATTCTGTGGTTTGGCGTCGGCGATCTTGCTGCCATCTTTCTCATCTTCCTCGGCTGCTTCCTTCCCTTGCTGCTGACGGCCATCAATGCGGTGCAAAGCGTTCCCACGGTATATATCAATGCAGGCCGTAACTTTGGTCTCAGCTCCTTCGATCTCATCTACCGAGTCTTGTATCCGGCAGTCACGCCGCAGTTGATCGTTGGTCTGCGGATCGCTCTCGGCATCGCATGGCTTGTTGTGGTCGCCGCCGAAATGATCGCCGTAAACTCCGGCCTTGGCTTCCTTATCGTCGATGCCCGCAACGCCGGCAACCGTTACGACCTCGTCGTGGCTGGAATGGTCTTGATCGGCATCATTGGCCTGCTCCTCGATATGGGAATCCGGTCGCTTGAAAATATAAAGTCGTCTCGCTGGAGCTATTCGGAGGATTGA